A genomic stretch from Engraulis encrasicolus isolate BLACKSEA-1 chromosome 10, IST_EnEncr_1.0, whole genome shotgun sequence includes:
- the ebp gene encoding 3-beta-hydroxysteroid-Delta(8),Delta(7)-isomerase has product MASQTGRVPAGHPYWPRSLSLPSYVANDLSMKEILLSLFSVSGVILLSTWVISGRGVGTSTKLSHGRRLAVCWFAVCTFIHGVIEGWFALYYPEILGDQSLYSQLWKEYGKGDSRYMIADNFTVCMETVTALFWGPFSLWAVLAFLYNKPYRFVLQLIISVGQLYGDVLYFYTEHRDGYIHSEFGHPIYFWFYFVFMNGLWIVIPLILIVDACIQISTAQAMSDKATKNKKD; this is encoded by the exons ATGGCAAGTCAAACGGGTCGTGTTCCTGCAGGCCATCCCTACTGGCCGCGCAGCCTCTCTCTCCCTAGCTACGTCGCTAATGACCTCTCCATGAAGGAGATCctgctctccctcttctctgtgtCGGGGGTGATACTGCTGAGCACCTGGGTCATCAGCGGCCGGGGAGTCGGCACCTCCACCAAACTCAGTCACGGGAGGCGGTTGGCCGTCTGCTGGTTTGCCGTgtgcaccttcatccatggggTCATCGAGGGCTGGTTTGCACTCTACTACCCAGAGATCCTCGGCGACCAGAGCCTCTACTCTCAACTCT GGAAGGAGTACGGCAAAGGAGATAGCCGATACATGAT AGCTGATAACTTCACAGTCTGCATGGAGACGGTAACAGCGCTCTTCTGGGGTCCCTTCAGCCTATGGGCCGTGCTGGCCTTCCTCTACAACAAGCCGTACCGCTTTGTTCTCCAGCTCATCATCTCTGTGG GTCAGCTGTATGGAGATGTCCTGTACTTCTACACGGAGCACAGAGACGGCTACATACACAGTGAATTCGGACATCCCATCTACTTCTGGTTCTACTTTGTCTTCATGAACGGCCTGTGGATAGTCATCCCGCTCATCCTCATTGTGGACGCGTGCATTCAGATCTCCACGGCTCAGGCCATGTCCGACAAAGCAACAAAGAACAAGAAGGACTAA
- the ccdc115 gene encoding coiled-coil domain-containing protein 115, whose amino-acid sequence MGLEVDQASLRLDSKLLLFMDQLEDLEKKRAKLNSLIEEGWFSISKARYSMGNKQVSTLQYASEMVPLVRVHTKVLDSGEAEFETRREEGQVCGGDKDDTVEDIGPQEESTASSEGLRRRGHKKQTEEKLEESSVQQKAASHRTATDHKDPQQDPLKWFGILVPQNLKQAQSAFKQVIELSAEIAALQGAVLASRSELQELMKEKQKSTATGQKTEETEE is encoded by the exons ATGGGATTGGAAGTGGACCAAGCTTCGCTCCGTTTGGATTCCAAACTGCTGCTGTTCATGGACCAATTGGAGGATTTGGAGAAGAAAAGAGCGAAACTCAATTCTCTAATTGAAGAG GGTTGGTTCTCCATATCCAAAGCTCGGTACTCCATGGGGAACAAACAAGTCTCAACGCTTCAATATGCCAGCGAAATGGTTCCTCTTGTTCGCGTCCACACAAA AGTGCTTGATTCTGGTGAAGCTGAGtttgagacgagacgagaggaaggGCAGGTTTGCGGCGGTGACAAAGATGACACAGTGGAGGATATTGGTCCTCAAGAGGAAAGCACTGCATCCAGTGAAG GACTTAGAAGAAGAGGGCACAAGAAACAAACTGAGGAGAAGCTAGAGGAGTCCAGCGTACAACAGAAGGCAGCATCACACAGAACGGCAACAGACCACAAAGACCCTCAGCAAGACCCACTGAAATGGTTCGGCATCCTTGTCCCTCAAAACCTGAAGCAAGCACAGTCTGCTTTTAAACAAG TGATTGAACTTTCAGCTGAGATCGCAGCGCTACAGGGTGCAGTCTTGGCCTCCAGGAGTGAGCTTCAAGAACTGATGAAGGAGAAACAGAAGAGCACCGCCACTGGACAGAAGACGGAAGAGACAGAAGAATGA
- the si:dkey-109j17.5 gene encoding zinc finger BED domain-containing protein 4 produces MASNTRVSILDYFNIVFEGENGKIESNCKACGTRIQAKRTVTSNFVTHLKRKHQAMYDEFVRRKDVKREAYSSGTLQTFSANTSGGGGSRASFQNPGTTQVVKFDRGDPRQTLVSEAIAKMIVRDLQPVQIVENEGFRELLKLLEPRYTPEPCHYIQQQLLPAYAYQVQLATKQALIGAESCSVTLDLWRAGAGAGASGYLGVTCHFITTDWQMKTALLACVHLTGHHIPQRVLSEFEEISHAHGIAGMVFRVVADLSPCDTRPPLRLPGFSLHCNGEEDEDEEEEEESSDEETGVGGEAKDAAMAGVVGMDNNMDSSLGQCLGRCRIDCFARSLGLCVREGLRSSTQISIVLAKAACFYNYVTATVAPEKLGQVFGPGMSPVASAQQASSHTTTTTTSQAGDRLLWNVQLKAVRRMLESLDFLEDIVDRQDLALSGLEKALLRELVEVLEPFEEATDMVLVVDKHVAISLALPCVLGLRKHLSETTTATNTRHCTAIVASLAQALDRRLAGILEDPLYVTATTLDPQFKLTWSSDTDWHKQVLLEEIAKHTQSPAISPTEASPLEAAQAAQPSPSKRGSKLFSFIKQRPTTQAKSLEQELAAYLHEGPTEEEPLHYWRRKSIDFPLLAQVAKKVFTVPATTTAVERIFSTVGKQSAGAGAERCRQLPKNLETLIYLKANYKLLWT; encoded by the exons ATGGCGTCTAATACAAGAGTGTCCATCCTCGACTACTTCAATATTGTATTTGAAGGAGAAAATGGGAAGATTGAATCCAACTGTAAGGCGTGTGGTACCAGGATTCAAGCAAAGCGCACGGTCACATCCAACTTCGTTACACACCTAAAG CGCAAACACCAGGCCATGTACGATGAGTTTGTGAGGCGGAAAGATGTCAAAAGAGAAGCCTACTCGTCTGGAACCCTGCAGACCTTCTCCGCCAACACCAGCGGTGGCGGCGGGTCCAGAGCCTCCTTCCAAAACCCCGGCACCACGCAGGTGGTGAAATTTGACCGCGGCGACCCGCGACAGACTCTGGTATCGGAGGCCATAGCCAAGATGATCGTGCGGGACCTGCAGCCGGTCCAGATCGTGGAGAACGAGGGCTTCCGCGAGCTCCTTAAGCTGCTGGAGCCGCGCTACACTCCCGAGCCCTGCCACTACATCCAGCAGCAGCTGCTGCCTGCATACGCGTACCAG GTCCAGCTGGCCACCAAGCAGGCCCTGATTGGAGCAGAGTCCTGCAGCGTGACCCTTGACCTGTGGAGAGCGGGGGCTGGGGCCGGAGCGAGCGGCTACCTGGGCGTCACCTGTCACTTCATCACCACCGACTGGCAGATGAAGACGGCGCTCTTGGCCTGCGTGCACCTCACGGGCCACCACATCCCCCAGCGCGTGCTCTCGGAGTTTGAGGAGATCTCCCACGCCCACGGCATCGCCGGGATGGTGTTCCGCGTGGTGGCCGACCTGTCGCCCTGTGACACCAGACCCCCGTTACGACTGCCAGGATTCAGCCTGCACTGCAacggagaggaggacgaggacgaggaggaggaagaggagagcagcgaTGAAGAGACGGGTGTGGGTGGTGAGGCCAAAGACGCAGCCatggcaggtgtagtaggcatgGATAACAACATGGACAGCTCCCTGGGCCAGTGCTTGGGCCGCTGCCGCATAGACTGTTTCGCCCGCTCGCTGGGTCTGTGCGTGCGGGAAGGTCTCCGCTCCTCAACGCAGATCTCCATCGTCCTGGCCAAGGCGGCGTGCTTTTACAACTACGTCACGGCCACCGTGGCTCCTGAGAAACTCGGACAGGTGTTCGGCCCAGGGATGAGTCCAGTAGCCTCCGCACAACAAGCCtcctcccacaccaccaccaccaccactagccaGGCCGGCGACCGGCTGCTGTGGAACGTCCAGCTGAAGGCCGTGAGGCGCATGCTGGAGTCTCTGGACTTCCTGGAGGACATCGTGGACAGGCAGGACCTGGCCCTCAGCGGCCTGGAGAAGGCACTCCTCCGGGAGCTGGTGGAGGTGCTGGAGCCCTTTGAGGAGGCCACGGacatggtgctggtggtggacaAACACGTGGCCATCAGCCTGGCTCTGCCCTGCGTGCTGGGCCTGCGCAAGCACCTGTCGGAAACGACCACCGCAACTAACACGCGACACTGCACCGCCATCGTCGCCAGCCTGGCCCAGGCGCTCGATCGCAGGCTAGCCGGCATCCTGGAGGACCCGCTCTACGTGACGGCTACGACCCTCGACCCGCAGTTCAAGCTGACGTGGAGCAGCGACACCGACTGGCACAAGCAGGTGCTCCTGGAGGAGATAGCCAAGCACACCCAGTCGCCCGCCATCAGCCCCACCGAGGCCAGCCCCCTCGAGGCGGCCCAGGCGGCTCAACCCTCGCCGTCCAAGCGCGGCAGCAAGCTGTTCTCCTTCATCAAGCAGAGGCCCACCACGCAGGCCAAGAgcctggagcaggagctggccgCCTACCTGCACGAGGGCCCCACGGAGGAGGAGCCGCTGCACTACTGGAGGCGCAAGTCCATCGACTTCCCTCTGCTGGCGCAGGTGGCCAAGAAGGTGTTCACCGTGCCCGCCACCACCACGGCTGTGGAGAGGATATTCAGCACCGTCGGGAAGCAGAGCGCCGGGGCGGGGGCCGAGAGGTGCCGGCAACTACCAAAGAACCTGGAAACGCTTATATATTTGAAGGCCAATTATAAGTTGCTCTGGACATAA
- the apobec2b gene encoding C->U-editing enzyme APOBEC-2b has protein sequence MADKKGVSKLTTKKKVETKPDKGKEKEAAAADKEKKDDKTKKAAVKQPEKPKTPQEKSKTPQEKPKTPQEEKPAENGEKKEGAEAMETDGEEMMPIELPPFEVIIGERMNPCYFKFQFRNVEYSSGRNKTFLCYLVDVQGKTDSIESKRGYLEDDHAVGGHAEEAFFREVLPQYDSSLTYVVTWYTSSSPCVACAAKIAEVLRARKKLRLIIYFSRIFLWEEPDIHQGLKGLEAAGCKLRMMKPNDFIYTWDTFVENEEMPFVPWEDCQENYEYYSEKLTDILR, from the exons ATGGCAGATAAGAAGGGTGTCAGCAAACTGACTACGAAGAAGAAAGTGGAAACCAAACCGGAcaaggggaaagaaaaagaagcagcagcagcagacaaggAGAAGAAGGACGATAAAACCAAGAAAGCAGCAGTGAAGCAGCCAGAGAAACCAAAGACACCACAGGAGAAATCAAAGACACCACAGGAGAAGCCAAAGACACCACAGGAGGAGAAGCCGGCGGAGAATGGGGAGAAGAAGGAAGGGGCAGAGGCCATGGAGACggatggagaggagatgatgcCCATTGAACTGCCACCATTCGAGGTCATAATAGG agAGCGCATGAACCCCTGCTACTTCAAGTTCCAGTTCCGGAACGTGGAGTACTCCTCGGGCCGCAACAAGACCTTCCTGTGCTACCTGGTGGACGTGCAGGGCAAGACGGACTCCATCGAGAGCAAGCGCGGCTACCTGGAGGACGACCACGCGGTGGGCGGACACGCCGAGGAGGCCTTCTTCAGGGAGGTGCTGCCCCAGTACGACAGCTCCCTCACCTACGTGGTCACCTGGTACACCTCCTCCAGCCCCTGCGTGGCCTGCGCCGCCAAGATCGCCGAGGTCCTGCGCGCCCGCAAGAAGCTGCGACTCATCATCTACTTTTCCCGGATATTCCTGTGGGAGGAGCCGGACATCCATCAGGGCCTGAAGGGGCTGGAGGCCGCGGGCTGCAAGCTGCGCATGATGAAGCCCAACGACTTCATCTACACCTGGGACACGTTTGTGGAGAACGAGGAGATGCCGTTTGTGCCCTGGGAGGACTGTCAGGAGAACTATGAGTACTACTCAGAGAAACTGACCGACATCTTGCgctag